A single region of the Erythrobacter sp. HL-111 genome encodes:
- a CDS encoding SDR family NAD(P)-dependent oxidoreductase: MSKTGEEAKKGRLANRIALVTGAAGNLGSEICRAFAREGAFVIMTGRTAERIGKAREALIADTGVAPERVDVAVLDGSDPDSIRAAFKKIKADYGRIDILINNAGSAGPKQPLHNVPFTAEEREAAGESETVSDAMRNILGVTWNLARIAAPMMPTGGAMVNISTIFSHTRYYGRTAYVVPKAALNALSRQLARELGPRGIRVNTVFPGPIESDRIRTVFAAMDAVQNQPENTTANYFTSRMALTRPVKGKLDGKPLPAPADIAGACLFLASEEAGGITGEEIDVTHGLSANRDSSSTYMTRPSMRSLDGAGLAIFIAAGEEWAEAIESAKVLVGAGATVRLGLARNADVAQARARLKAQGTGEELTVTRFARSEPQAMEAALADFERDAGAPITGAIVLPVKPAGHFSGPLLKADDATVGTFMETELTGAIATARSFARYWRGHADMPSPPRCVFMTNPGDGAGNAFAGVLSAGITQLIRVWRDEERVQADNGETHHAVWSNQIVRHTNAEVENIRFAAGHATRVLFREQRIAEIDLKLPASIAEETGARKAMVGFAENITGLHLGKVAFITGGSAGIGGQVARLLALAGAKVMMVARRESELVAARERIVGELQDIGFAGVERRVKIMADVDVSDFASLDRAIDATLEEFGRIDYLINNAGVAGAEDMVVDMEPDAWRFTLDANLVSNYHLMSRVVPLMKEQGSGYVLNVSSYFGGEKFLAVAYPNRADYGLSKAGQRAMVENFSAYLGPEVQFNAIAPGPVDGDRLSGTGGKPGLFQRRAKLILENKRLNAVYEAVIEAIRGGADADRILTRLSRNSTSTLSHDAEAPETLRKLALDFAAEGDGVCTWDQYLLTEGMAQRLLVRLQLGGMLIGSNEWTQYCEAGGATWLKLVPPQDKPFLPQAQVDKVAAGVGRGVISQLHLGAMPTEAEVAQATVFFLADRAVSGETFMPSGGLRVERSNTEREMFGSPKPERVAQMEGKTVWIMGGHLADYVAETIRVMIEDCKVAHCVLVTGNAAREKAVRDLLGKDIGADALHVLVAGDAIEQAMDEALSKWGRPTTVVSMPPEPLPATLLDDGKVLPTAQFAKMVEDQVTRHYRIARKASLYDHCQVVLVSPEVPYGSDGADFAFANFVKTSLHAFTATLAVENERLVHDVPVNQINLTRRVRSEEPRDEAEHAEELKRFTRAVLLVGAPLPDAQDSRYRARIYRGTSMTV; this comes from the coding sequence GTGAGCAAGACCGGCGAAGAGGCGAAAAAGGGCAGGCTCGCGAACCGCATCGCGCTGGTCACGGGGGCGGCGGGCAATCTCGGCAGCGAAATCTGCCGCGCCTTTGCCCGCGAAGGGGCCTTCGTCATCATGACCGGGCGGACCGCGGAACGGATCGGGAAAGCGCGCGAGGCGCTCATCGCCGATACCGGCGTCGCGCCCGAACGGGTGGACGTCGCCGTGCTCGACGGAAGCGATCCGGATTCGATCCGCGCCGCGTTCAAGAAGATCAAGGCCGATTACGGCCGCATCGACATCCTCATCAACAACGCGGGTTCAGCCGGGCCGAAGCAGCCGCTCCACAACGTCCCCTTCACCGCCGAGGAGAGGGAGGCCGCGGGCGAGAGCGAGACGGTATCGGACGCGATGAGGAACATCCTCGGCGTGACCTGGAACCTCGCGCGGATCGCTGCGCCGATGATGCCGACAGGCGGGGCGATGGTGAACATCTCCACCATCTTCTCGCACACCCGCTATTACGGGCGCACGGCCTATGTCGTGCCCAAGGCAGCGCTGAACGCGCTTTCCCGCCAGCTCGCGCGGGAACTGGGGCCGCGCGGGATCCGGGTGAACACGGTCTTTCCCGGTCCGATCGAGAGCGACCGCATCCGCACCGTCTTCGCGGCGATGGACGCGGTCCAGAACCAGCCCGAGAACACGACCGCGAATTATTTCACGAGCCGCATGGCGCTGACCCGGCCGGTCAAGGGCAAGCTCGACGGCAAGCCGCTCCCCGCCCCGGCCGACATCGCGGGCGCCTGCCTGTTCCTGGCGAGCGAGGAGGCGGGCGGCATCACCGGCGAAGAGATCGACGTGACGCACGGCCTGTCGGCCAACCGCGACTCGTCCTCGACCTACATGACCCGGCCCTCGATGCGCTCGCTCGACGGGGCGGGCCTTGCGATCTTCATCGCGGCGGGCGAGGAATGGGCCGAAGCGATCGAAAGCGCGAAAGTGCTGGTCGGCGCCGGCGCGACAGTGCGCCTCGGCCTTGCGCGCAACGCCGATGTCGCGCAGGCTAGGGCGCGGCTCAAGGCGCAGGGCACCGGCGAAGAACTGACCGTGACCCGCTTCGCCCGCTCCGAACCGCAGGCGATGGAAGCAGCGCTGGCGGATTTCGAACGCGATGCCGGGGCTCCGATCACGGGCGCGATCGTGCTGCCGGTCAAGCCCGCAGGTCACTTTTCCGGCCCGCTGCTAAAGGCCGACGATGCGACGGTCGGCACGTTCATGGAAACCGAGCTGACCGGCGCCATCGCCACCGCACGCAGCTTCGCCCGCTACTGGCGCGGCCATGCCGACATGCCCTCGCCGCCGCGCTGCGTCTTCATGACCAATCCGGGCGACGGGGCGGGCAATGCCTTCGCCGGCGTGCTGTCGGCCGGGATCACCCAGCTGATCCGCGTCTGGCGCGACGAGGAGCGCGTCCAGGCCGACAATGGCGAGACCCATCACGCGGTCTGGTCGAACCAGATCGTGCGTCACACCAATGCCGAAGTCGAGAACATCCGCTTCGCCGCGGGCCACGCGACCCGCGTCCTGTTCCGCGAACAGCGCATCGCCGAAATCGATCTGAAACTTCCCGCCAGCATCGCCGAGGAGACCGGCGCAAGGAAGGCGATGGTCGGTTTCGCCGAGAACATCACCGGGCTGCACCTCGGCAAGGTCGCCTTCATCACCGGCGGTTCGGCCGGGATCGGCGGTCAGGTCGCGCGGCTGCTCGCTCTTGCGGGGGCAAAGGTGATGATGGTCGCCCGGCGCGAAAGCGAGCTCGTCGCCGCACGCGAGCGGATCGTGGGCGAATTGCAGGACATCGGCTTTGCCGGGGTGGAACGGCGCGTCAAGATCATGGCCGATGTCGACGTCAGCGACTTCGCCTCGCTCGACCGCGCGATCGACGCGACGCTCGAGGAATTCGGGCGGATCGACTACCTCATCAACAATGCCGGCGTCGCGGGCGCGGAGGACATGGTGGTCGACATGGAACCCGACGCCTGGCGTTTCACGCTCGATGCCAATCTCGTCTCGAACTACCACCTGATGAGCCGGGTCGTCCCGCTGATGAAGGAGCAGGGATCGGGCTATGTCCTCAATGTCTCGTCCTATTTCGGCGGCGAGAAATTCCTCGCGGTCGCCTATCCCAACCGCGCCGACTACGGCCTGTCGAAGGCCGGGCAGCGCGCGATGGTGGAAAATTTCTCGGCCTATCTGGGACCGGAGGTGCAGTTCAACGCCATCGCCCCAGGCCCCGTCGACGGGGACCGGTTGTCGGGCACGGGCGGCAAGCCCGGCCTGTTCCAGCGCCGGGCGAAACTGATCCTCGAGAACAAGCGTCTCAACGCCGTCTACGAAGCGGTGATCGAGGCGATCCGCGGCGGGGCGGATGCCGACCGGATCCTCACCCGCCTGTCGCGCAATTCGACCAGCACTCTTTCCCACGATGCCGAAGCACCCGAAACGCTGCGCAAGCTCGCGCTCGATTTCGCGGCCGAGGGCGACGGGGTGTGCACCTGGGACCAGTACCTCCTCACCGAAGGCATGGCGCAGCGCCTGCTGGTGCGGCTGCAACTGGGCGGGATGCTGATCGGGTCGAACGAATGGACGCAATATTGCGAGGCGGGCGGCGCGACCTGGCTCAAGCTGGTGCCTCCGCAGGACAAGCCCTTCCTGCCGCAGGCGCAGGTCGACAAGGTCGCCGCCGGGGTCGGCAGGGGCGTGATCTCGCAGCTCCACCTCGGCGCCATGCCGACCGAGGCCGAGGTCGCGCAGGCCACGGTCTTCTTCCTCGCCGACCGGGCGGTGTCGGGCGAGACCTTCATGCCGTCGGGCGGGCTGCGGGTCGAACGCTCTAACACGGAACGCGAGATGTTCGGCAGCCCCAAGCCCGAACGCGTAGCGCAGATGGAAGGCAAGACCGTCTGGATCATGGGCGGGCATCTCGCAGATTACGTCGCCGAAACGATCCGGGTGATGATCGAGGACTGCAAGGTCGCGCACTGCGTCCTCGTCACCGGCAATGCCGCACGCGAAAAGGCCGTGCGCGACCTGCTGGGGAAGGACATCGGCGCAGACGCGCTCCACGTCCTCGTCGCGGGCGATGCGATCGAACAGGCGATGGACGAGGCGCTGTCGAAATGGGGCCGGCCGACCACGGTCGTCTCGATGCCGCCCGAACCGCTCCCCGCGACCCTGCTCGACGACGGCAAGGTCCTGCCGACCGCGCAATTCGCGAAGATGGTCGAAGACCAGGTCACCCGGCATTACCGGATCGCGCGCAAGGCCTCGCTCTACGACCACTGCCAGGTCGTGCTGGTTTCGCCCGAGGTGCCCTATGGCAGCGACGGGGCGGATTTCGCCTTCGCCAATTTCGTCAAGACCAGCCTTCACGCCTTCACCGCCACGCTCGCGGTCGAGAACGAGCGGCTGGTGCACGATGTCCCGGTCAACCAGATCAACCTCACCCGCCGGGTCCGCAGCGAGGAACCGCGCGACGAGGCGGAGCACGCCGAGGAACTGAAGCGCTTCACCCGCGCGGTCCTGCTGGTCGGCGCTCCGCTCCCCGACGCGCAGGATTCGCGCTACCGGGCGCGGATCTACCGCGGGACTTCGATGACGGTGTAA
- a CDS encoding murein L,D-transpeptidase has translation MMTKSPRTILSRPCARALFPAAALLAVAACGERDGEAAMLGSVDEAESSAQGDGGLVAPERVDSEALRSAVTEERARAFYEERGWEPAWSDAEARALVETLNRAGRHGLDPRDYLEPMQDAGSDPAAREAALTAAAFALADALADGKSDPDELFEVYTLERPEVDLVAGLERAVGENRAGEWIESLAPDSEEYRALSKAYVENARRAARREGDTINEGDLIRPGDRDPRVPQIADRLRENGYLDATSGEEGSDERYTYRMAEALRAMQRDFGISDDGIVGSDALAVLNIAAEERARLLAVNLERLRWLERDAPERRIDVNIAAATLDYFEDGTIADSRGVVVGQPDWKTPQLGSPIFRLVANPTWTVPKSIEREEIEPRGEDYLARNNMVRRDGWVVQLPGEDNALGEVKFDMDNDEAIYLHDTPAVDLFDRNQRHFSHGCIRVEDAPGFARMLAREAGVTGEYREARESGEESFVRLPRQIPVRLLYKTAFLDREGAIEYRTDPYGWDNRIAEALGYEPREAPRIEISVSDVGP, from the coding sequence ATGATGACGAAATCCCCACGAACGATTCTTTCCCGGCCCTGCGCCCGCGCCCTGTTCCCGGCGGCGGCGCTTCTCGCCGTTGCCGCCTGCGGCGAACGGGACGGCGAGGCGGCCATGCTCGGCTCCGTCGACGAGGCGGAGAGTTCCGCGCAGGGCGACGGCGGGCTGGTCGCACCGGAACGGGTCGATTCCGAAGCCCTCAGGAGCGCGGTGACGGAAGAGCGGGCGCGCGCCTTCTACGAGGAGCGCGGCTGGGAACCCGCCTGGAGCGACGCGGAGGCACGCGCGCTGGTCGAGACGCTGAATCGCGCCGGGCGGCACGGGCTCGACCCGCGGGACTATCTCGAGCCGATGCAGGATGCCGGGAGCGATCCCGCCGCGCGCGAGGCGGCGCTGACGGCGGCGGCTTTCGCGCTTGCCGATGCGCTTGCCGACGGGAAGTCCGATCCGGACGAACTGTTCGAGGTCTACACGCTCGAGCGGCCCGAGGTCGACCTTGTCGCCGGGCTCGAACGCGCGGTGGGCGAAAACCGGGCGGGCGAATGGATCGAAAGCCTTGCCCCCGACAGCGAGGAATATCGCGCGTTGTCGAAGGCCTATGTCGAGAACGCCCGCAGGGCCGCGCGGCGCGAGGGCGACACGATAAACGAGGGCGATCTGATCCGCCCGGGCGACCGCGACCCGCGCGTGCCGCAGATCGCCGATCGGCTGCGGGAGAACGGCTATCTCGACGCGACATCCGGGGAGGAAGGCAGCGACGAGCGCTACACCTACCGCATGGCCGAGGCGCTGCGCGCGATGCAGCGCGACTTCGGGATCTCCGATGACGGTATCGTCGGGTCCGATGCGCTCGCGGTGCTCAACATCGCCGCCGAGGAACGCGCCCGCCTGCTCGCCGTCAATCTCGAACGCCTGCGCTGGCTCGAACGCGACGCCCCGGAGAGGCGGATCGACGTCAACATCGCCGCCGCCACGCTCGACTATTTCGAGGACGGGACGATTGCCGACAGCCGCGGCGTCGTGGTCGGCCAGCCCGACTGGAAGACGCCGCAACTGGGTTCGCCGATCTTCCGCCTCGTCGCCAATCCGACCTGGACCGTGCCCAAGTCGATCGAGCGCGAGGAGATCGAGCCGAGGGGCGAGGACTACCTCGCGCGCAACAACATGGTCCGCCGCGATGGCTGGGTGGTGCAGCTTCCGGGGGAGGACAACGCGCTCGGCGAAGTCAAGTTCGACATGGACAACGACGAAGCGATCTATCTCCACGACACGCCCGCGGTGGACCTGTTCGATCGCAACCAGCGCCATTTCAGCCACGGCTGCATCAGGGTCGAGGACGCGCCCGGGTTCGCCCGGATGCTGGCGCGCGAGGCGGGGGTCACGGGCGAATACCGCGAGGCGAGGGAGAGCGGCGAGGAAAGCTTCGTCCGGTTGCCGCGGCAGATCCCGGTGCGCCTGCTCTACAAGACCGCGTTCCTCGACCGAGAGGGTGCGATCGAATACCGCACCGATCCCTATGGCTGGGACAACCGGATCGCCGAGGCGCTCGGCTACGAGCCGCGCGAGGCGCCGCGGATCGAGATATCCGTCAGCGACGTAGGGCCGTGA
- a CDS encoding peptidylprolyl isomerase — protein MRHALLAAAAALALALALPASAQQDTETRPGPADIVNAAPQEDWVVIPPEDLLVMTLAPDAEGNAREVVIQLMPPPFSQGWVENIRLLARERWYDGTSVNRVQDNYVVQWGDPNYDNPEAAGKPKPLPEGLKVMGEEEYSQPYLKATAFPAMSFAEDAEFFRTLCVVENPGTPAEEETCFEEEVWPPPTQFARGWAFATNSRDAWPVHCYGMVGVGRNYSPDTGSGAELYTVIGHAPRHLDRNIALIGRVIGGMEHLSSLPRGKGELGFYSAEERDKRTPILSVRIASELPEEERPLYEYLSTESDIFARYAEARANRRDAFFITPAGGADICNIPVPVRAFEYAGGE, from the coding sequence ATGAGACACGCCCTTCTCGCCGCCGCTGCGGCGCTCGCCCTCGCCCTCGCCCTGCCCGCCTCGGCCCAGCAGGACACCGAAACCCGGCCGGGTCCCGCCGACATCGTCAACGCGGCGCCGCAGGAGGACTGGGTGGTCATTCCCCCTGAGGACCTGCTGGTGATGACGCTCGCACCGGATGCCGAGGGGAACGCGCGCGAGGTCGTGATCCAGCTGATGCCGCCGCCGTTCTCGCAAGGGTGGGTCGAGAACATCCGCCTGCTCGCCCGCGAGCGCTGGTATGACGGGACGAGCGTCAACCGGGTGCAGGACAATTACGTCGTCCAGTGGGGCGATCCCAATTACGACAATCCCGAGGCCGCGGGAAAGCCGAAGCCCTTGCCCGAGGGGCTGAAGGTGATGGGGGAAGAGGAGTATTCGCAGCCCTACCTAAAGGCGACTGCATTTCCCGCAATGTCATTCGCCGAGGATGCTGAGTTCTTCCGCACACTATGCGTCGTCGAAAACCCCGGCACTCCTGCCGAGGAGGAAACCTGCTTCGAGGAGGAGGTTTGGCCCCCTCCCACACAGTTTGCTCGTGGTTGGGCATTTGCCACCAACTCTCGGGACGCTTGGCCCGTCCACTGCTACGGCATGGTTGGCGTCGGGCGGAACTATTCTCCCGACACCGGATCGGGTGCGGAGCTTTATACCGTGATCGGCCATGCGCCGCGCCATCTCGATCGCAACATCGCGCTGATCGGGCGGGTGATTGGCGGGATGGAGCACCTTTCCTCGCTGCCGCGCGGCAAGGGCGAGCTTGGCTTCTACAGCGCGGAGGAGCGCGACAAGCGCACTCCGATCCTGTCGGTCCGCATCGCCAGCGAACTGCCGGAAGAGGAGCGGCCGCTCTACGAATATCTCTCGACCGAAAGCGATATCTTCGCCCGCTATGCCGAGGCCCGCGCCAACCGGCGCGATGCTTTCTTCATCACGCCGGCGGGCGGAGCGGACATCTGCAACATTCCCGTACCCGTGCGCGCGTTCGAATATGCGGGCGGCGAGTGA
- a CDS encoding CBS domain-containing protein, whose translation MRIADRKEFASKAPPLTVAPETTVYDAVTQMAEKNFGSVIVTDGERRVLGVMTERDIFRRVIGESRDPRTTPVSEVMTREVRMARKDDNVLDWLQVMSNERFRRLPVVDEDDRLVAVMSQGDFVSYTWPQLLTQFTQMAQATLSPAFNPLMIVFGGLVYAVLVVLIVVAFVG comes from the coding sequence ATGAGAATCGCCGACCGCAAGGAATTCGCGAGCAAGGCCCCGCCGCTCACCGTCGCGCCCGAAACTACGGTCTATGACGCCGTCACCCAGATGGCGGAAAAGAATTTCGGTTCGGTCATCGTCACCGACGGCGAGCGCCGCGTGCTGGGCGTGATGACCGAGCGCGATATCTTCCGCCGCGTGATCGGGGAAAGCCGCGATCCAAGGACGACCCCGGTAAGCGAGGTGATGACCCGCGAGGTCCGCATGGCGCGCAAGGACGACAACGTGCTCGACTGGCTGCAGGTCATGTCGAACGAACGCTTTCGCCGCCTGCCGGTGGTGGACGAGGACGATCGGCTCGTCGCGGTGATGAGCCAGGGCGACTTCGTATCCTACACCTGGCCGCAGCTTCTCACCCAGTTCACGCAGATGGCGCAGGCGACGCTCTCGCCCGCTTTCAACCCGCTGATGATCGTGTTCGGCGGGCTGGTCTATGCGGTGCTGGTGGTGCTGATCGTCGTCGCCTTCGTCGGATAG
- a CDS encoding bifunctional (p)ppGpp synthetase/guanosine-3',5'-bis(diphosphate) 3'-pyrophosphohydrolase encodes MLRQYELVEKVKTYDPDADEAALNRAYVYTVQKHGTQKRASGDPYFSHPIEVAGLMTDLQLDQQTIITALLHDTVEDTLATIDDIEAHFGPEVARLVDGVTKLSKIEAMPENERAAENLRKFLLAMSEDIRVLLVKLADRLHNMRTLHFIKSPEKRQRIARETMDIYAPLAERVGMYEYMREMQALAFRELEPEAYTTITRRLEQLRSQDGGQVDAIALKIKQALAEAGLKVEVTGREKHPYSIWTKMSERHVSFEQVTDIMAFRVITESEADCYRALGVLHTTWQFLPGRFKDYISTPKTNGYRSLHTSLMYENSMRVEVQIRTREMHRRNEFGLAAHWAYKQHDKADGQVGWLRDLIEIVDASHDAEELLEHTRMAIYQDRIFAFTPKGALFQLPKGATSVDFAFAVHTDLGLATVGAKINGRHMPLRTPLHNGDVVEIIKGANAEPQLSWLGFVVTGKARAAIRRSVRMKERAEVASIGEKLFDEIAARVPARIGKKAIKAALERLEMEEPEDLMFAIGAAKLSDREVMEALVPGCTADLEEDEEWPSRERVISIRGLTPGVAFELAACCHPVPGDRIVGIRRKGEPVLVHAIDCLELASGVDTDWLDLSWGKRSHGAVGRLGVTLYDRPGTLAEMAGIFAQNKANVTSLVQTQLDHPFTSYEIDAWVQDLAHLTRILSALRASDAVAQAERI; translated from the coding sequence ATGCTGCGCCAGTACGAACTCGTCGAGAAGGTCAAGACCTACGATCCCGACGCCGACGAGGCGGCGCTGAACCGTGCCTATGTCTACACCGTGCAGAAGCACGGCACGCAGAAACGCGCGTCGGGCGATCCCTATTTCAGCCACCCGATCGAGGTCGCCGGGCTGATGACCGACCTCCAGCTCGACCAGCAGACGATCATCACCGCGCTGCTCCACGACACGGTCGAGGACACGCTGGCGACGATCGACGACATCGAGGCGCATTTCGGCCCCGAGGTCGCGCGGCTGGTCGACGGGGTGACCAAGCTGTCCAAGATCGAGGCCATGCCCGAGAACGAGCGGGCGGCCGAGAACCTGCGCAAATTCCTGCTCGCCATGTCCGAGGACATCCGCGTCCTGCTGGTCAAGCTCGCCGACCGGCTGCACAACATGCGCACGCTACATTTCATCAAGTCGCCCGAAAAGCGCCAGCGCATCGCCCGCGAAACGATGGATATCTACGCCCCGCTCGCCGAACGGGTGGGAATGTACGAATACATGCGCGAAATGCAGGCGCTCGCCTTTCGTGAACTGGAACCGGAAGCCTACACCACCATCACCAGACGGCTCGAACAGCTTCGCAGCCAGGACGGCGGACAGGTCGATGCGATCGCCCTGAAGATCAAGCAGGCGCTGGCCGAGGCGGGGCTCAAGGTCGAGGTTACGGGACGCGAAAAGCATCCCTATTCGATCTGGACCAAGATGAGCGAACGTCATGTCTCCTTCGAACAGGTGACCGACATCATGGCCTTCCGTGTCATCACCGAAAGCGAGGCGGACTGCTACCGCGCGCTGGGCGTGCTGCACACGACGTGGCAGTTCCTGCCCGGCCGGTTCAAGGACTATATCTCGACCCCCAAGACCAACGGCTATCGCAGCTTGCACACCTCGCTGATGTACGAGAACTCGATGCGGGTCGAAGTCCAGATCCGCACCCGCGAGATGCACCGCCGCAACGAATTCGGCCTCGCCGCGCACTGGGCCTACAAGCAGCACGACAAGGCCGACGGGCAGGTCGGCTGGCTGCGCGACCTCATCGAGATCGTCGATGCGAGCCACGATGCCGAGGAACTGCTCGAACACACCCGCATGGCGATCTACCAGGACCGGATCTTCGCCTTCACCCCCAAGGGCGCGCTGTTCCAGCTGCCCAAGGGCGCGACTTCGGTCGATTTCGCCTTCGCGGTGCACACCGATCTCGGCCTTGCGACGGTCGGCGCGAAGATCAACGGGCGGCACATGCCGCTGCGGACTCCGCTCCACAACGGCGACGTGGTGGAGATCATCAAGGGCGCGAATGCCGAACCGCAGCTGTCATGGCTCGGCTTCGTCGTCACCGGCAAGGCGCGGGCCGCGATCCGGCGTTCGGTGCGGATGAAGGAACGCGCCGAGGTCGCCTCGATCGGGGAAAAGCTGTTCGACGAGATCGCCGCGCGGGTTCCGGCACGGATCGGCAAGAAGGCGATCAAGGCCGCGCTCGAAAGGCTCGAAATGGAAGAGCCCGAGGACCTCATGTTCGCGATCGGAGCGGCCAAGCTGTCGGACCGGGAAGTCATGGAGGCGCTCGTCCCCGGCTGCACCGCCGATCTCGAAGAGGACGAGGAATGGCCGAGCCGCGAGCGGGTGATCTCGATCCGCGGGCTGACGCCCGGCGTCGCCTTCGAACTCGCGGCCTGCTGCCACCCCGTGCCCGGCGACCGGATCGTGGGCATCAGGCGCAAGGGCGAGCCGGTGCTGGTCCACGCGATCGACTGCCTCGAACTTGCCAGCGGGGTCGACACCGACTGGCTCGACCTGTCGTGGGGCAAGCGCTCGCACGGGGCGGTCGGGCGGCTCGGCGTGACGCTTTACGACCGGCCGGGCACGCTTGCGGAAATGGCCGGCATCTTCGCCCAGAACAAGGCCAACGTCACCAGCCTCGTCCAGACGCAGCTCGATCATCCCTTCACCAGCTACGAGATCGACGCCTGGGTGCAGGACCTCGCCCATCTCACCCGCATCCTCTCCGCCCTGCGCGCGAGCGACGCGGTGGCGCAGGCGGAGCGGATCTGA
- the hemF gene encoding oxygen-dependent coproporphyrinogen oxidase produces the protein MNEWAAHTARAKEWFEELRDRICAEFEAIEREAGSDAAFQYTPWDREEEGNDDPGGGVQGLMKGRVFEKVGVNVSTVRGNFSREFAGQVNGASAEAPGFTATGISLVAHMANPHVPAVHMNTRFLTTAKAWFGGGADLNPPIPYEEDTEEFHAAMRAACAGHNPTYYERYRKWADDYFYIPHRETHRGVGGIFYDHLECTDDASFERNFAFTQDVGKAFLDIFPKLVRKRMGQDFDAADEARQLEYRGRYAEFNLVYDRGTIFGLKTGGNIDAILMSLPPRATWS, from the coding sequence ATGAACGAATGGGCAGCCCACACCGCGCGGGCCAAGGAATGGTTCGAGGAGCTGCGCGACCGGATCTGCGCCGAATTCGAGGCGATCGAGCGCGAGGCGGGATCGGACGCGGCCTTTCAGTACACGCCCTGGGACCGCGAGGAAGAGGGCAATGACGACCCCGGCGGCGGGGTGCAGGGCCTGATGAAGGGCCGCGTCTTCGAGAAGGTCGGGGTCAACGTCTCGACCGTGCGCGGCAATTTCTCCAGGGAATTCGCAGGCCAGGTCAACGGGGCGAGCGCGGAGGCGCCGGGCTTCACCGCGACCGGCATCAGCCTCGTCGCGCACATGGCGAACCCGCACGTGCCCGCGGTCCACATGAACACGCGCTTCCTCACGACGGCGAAGGCGTGGTTCGGGGGCGGGGCGGATCTCAACCCGCCGATCCCCTACGAAGAGGACACCGAGGAATTTCACGCCGCCATGCGCGCGGCCTGCGCGGGCCACAATCCGACCTATTACGAGCGTTACAGGAAGTGGGCTGACGATTATTTCTACATCCCCCACCGCGAAACCCATCGCGGCGTCGGCGGCATCTTCTACGACCATCTCGAATGCACGGATGACGCGAGCTTCGAACGCAATTTCGCCTTCACGCAGGACGTGGGCAAGGCCTTCCTCGACATCTTCCCGAAACTGGTGAGGAAGCGGATGGGCCAGGATTTCGACGCCGCCGACGAGGCGCGGCAGCTCGAATACCGGGGCCGCTACGCCGAATTCAACCTGGTCTACGACCGCGGCACGATCTTCGGGCTCAAGACCGGCGGCAACATCGACGCCATCCTGATGAGCCTGCCGCCGCGCGCGACGTGGAGCTGA
- the pdeM gene encoding ligase-associated DNA damage response endonuclease PdeM: MVPVSFAPFDLAGEEFALTRSGALYWPRERALLVADLHLEKGSWYAQHGALLPPYDSRETLERLADAVKATGARRVITLGDNFHDDAGTARLDPYAAGMLGSLTRALDWIWITGNHDAGQQASFGAQLAEELEVSGIVLRHEAKPGETRAELSGHFHPKLRVKLRERHIARPCGVVSRSGAVERMILPAFGAYTGGMDAGAPEILAALGPAREVDAVVATKERVVRFPLFRAAA; encoded by the coding sequence ATGGTTCCCGTTTCGTTCGCCCCGTTCGACCTCGCCGGAGAGGAATTCGCCCTGACGCGGAGCGGCGCGCTCTACTGGCCGCGCGAGCGCGCGCTGCTGGTTGCCGACCTGCATCTCGAAAAGGGCAGCTGGTACGCGCAGCACGGCGCGCTCCTCCCGCCCTACGACAGCCGCGAAACGCTGGAACGGCTGGCCGACGCGGTGAAGGCGACGGGGGCGCGGCGGGTGATCACGCTGGGGGACAATTTCCACGATGATGCGGGAACCGCCAGGCTCGATCCCTACGCCGCCGGGATGCTCGGCTCCCTCACCCGCGCGCTCGACTGGATCTGGATCACCGGCAATCACGATGCGGGCCAGCAGGCAAGCTTCGGCGCGCAACTGGCCGAGGAACTGGAAGTTTCGGGCATCGTCCTGCGGCACGAGGCGAAGCCGGGCGAAACCCGCGCCGAACTTTCGGGCCATTTCCATCCCAAGCTGCGGGTGAAGCTGCGCGAGCGGCACATCGCCCGCCCGTGCGGCGTCGTCAGCCGGTCGGGCGCGGTGGAGCGCATGATTCTCCCCGCCTTCGGGGCCTATACCGGCGGGATGGACGCGGGCGCGCCCGAAATCCTCGCCGCGCTCGGCCCCGCGCGGGAGGTCGACGCCGTGGTGGCGACGAAGGAGCGGGTGGTGCGGTTTCCGTTGTTTCGCGCGGCAGCCTGA